From Haemorhous mexicanus isolate bHaeMex1 chromosome 2, bHaeMex1.pri, whole genome shotgun sequence, the proteins below share one genomic window:
- the LOC132324206 gene encoding basic salivary proline-rich protein 2-like: MRSGITRKWRRKSGGLFIQIRKYEQRLPPAPPPRLQGPPRLPLRSGCSLTPLVPPHGRAPRRSQRRVRSARRLPAARGPDPDPDWQPPLPIPLLPPHRLRAAAPRGAPRPSPGRACEQPLSGGAGLWAHPGAERARSGLHWSLQKKKKKQQPTQKENQTKTNPKPTKIPHTHKQKKKKKKKGKKKEKKRQKALSEELHGARFNSGSAPASAARGALGEKANFHFHAASSPPPQAVTDRKIPDGRYKTPSFWAQKA, from the exons ATGCGATCGGGCATCACTCGAAAATGGCGCCGAAAGAGCGGAGGGCTCTTCATTCAAATTC GAAAATATGAACAGCGCctcccccccgcgccccccccgcGCCTCCAAGGACCCCCGCGGCTCCCGCTGCGCTCAGGTTGCAGCCTGACCCCCCTTGTCCCCCCCCATGGCCGCGCACCCCGCCGCAGCCAGAGGAGGGTTCGGAGCGCTCGGCGCTTGCCCGCAGCGCGCGGgcccgatcccgatcccgacTGGCAGCCGCCGCTCCCCATCCCCCTCCTGCCGCCGCACCGGCTCCGGGCGGCAGCGCCCCGGGGCGCCCCCCGGCCGTCCCCCGGCCGGGCTTGCGAGCAGCCCCTGAGCGGCGGAGCGGGGCTGTGGGCTCATCCCGGGGCAGAGCGGGCCCGGAGCGGACTACACTGgtcattgcaaaaaaaaaaaaaaaaacaacaaccaacccaaaaagaaaaccaaaccaaaacaaaccccaaaccaactaAAATaccccacacacacaaacaaaaaaaaaaaaaaaaaaaaaaaggaaaaaagaaggaaaaaaaaaggcaaaaagcccTCTCGGAGGAACTTCACGGAGCGAGGTTCAACTCGGGCAGCGCTCCCGCCTCGGCTGCGCGCGGAGCGCTCGGAGAGAAGGCGAACTTTCATTTTCACGCCGCATCCTCCCCTCCGCCCCAAGCTGTGACTGATCGTAAGATACCTGATGGCCGG TACAAAACACCCAGCTTTTGGGCTCAAAAAGCCTAG